The Salegentibacter mishustinae genome includes a window with the following:
- a CDS encoding NAD-dependent epimerase/dehydratase family protein, which yields MAGKILIIGACGQIGTELTLKLRDIYGNDQVVASDIREGSEELMSSGPFEAADATDEARIEALIDQYNISEVYLMAAMLSATAEKAPMKAWNLNMDSLFHILNFTKDKKIKKVFWPSSIAVFGPTTPKNDTPQTTIMEPSTVYGISKQTGERWCEYFHDKYGVDVRSLRYPGIISYKTLPGGGTTDYAIEIFHEALKNKAYTSFLAENTGLPMMYMDDAIKATINIMEAPSEKIKVRSSYNLSALSFTPKVLSEAIQKEIPEFKISYEPDFRQKIADSWPSSIDDSEARKDWQWKHDFDMQSLVKEMLAGVSEQLKTAK from the coding sequence ATGGCCGGTAAAATTTTAATTATTGGAGCTTGCGGACAAATTGGAACCGAATTAACGTTGAAATTACGCGATATCTACGGAAATGATCAGGTGGTTGCAAGCGATATAAGAGAAGGAAGCGAAGAGCTTATGAGTTCTGGCCCGTTTGAAGCAGCTGATGCAACTGATGAAGCTAGAATAGAAGCTTTAATAGACCAATATAATATTAGCGAAGTTTACCTGATGGCCGCAATGTTAAGCGCTACAGCAGAGAAGGCCCCAATGAAAGCCTGGAACCTTAATATGGATTCGCTTTTTCATATTTTGAATTTCACTAAGGATAAAAAGATTAAAAAAGTTTTCTGGCCTTCGAGCATTGCGGTTTTTGGTCCTACCACTCCTAAAAACGATACCCCACAAACTACTATCATGGAACCTTCAACGGTTTATGGAATTAGTAAACAAACCGGGGAAAGGTGGTGTGAATATTTTCACGATAAATACGGGGTAGATGTAAGAAGCTTACGTTATCCAGGCATTATAAGTTATAAAACTCTTCCCGGTGGCGGAACAACAGATTACGCGATTGAAATTTTTCACGAAGCACTTAAGAATAAAGCCTACACTTCATTTTTAGCTGAAAATACCGGTCTGCCAATGATGTATATGGACGATGCGATTAAAGCTACTATAAATATTATGGAAGCTCCTTCAGAAAAAATAAAGGTGCGGTCTTCTTATAATCTTTCGGCTTTGAGTTTTACACCAAAAGTTCTTTCTGAAGCTATTCAGAAGGAAATTCCTGAATTCAAGATTTCCTACGAACCAGATTTTAGACAAAAAATAGCCGATTCATGGCCATCGAGTATAGATGATTCTGAAGCTAGAAAAGACTGGCAATGGAAGCACGATTTTGATATGCAAAGCCTGGTTAAAGAAATGCTTGCCGGAGTTTCTGAACAACTGAAAACTGCGAAATAA
- a CDS encoding PepSY-associated TM helix domain-containing protein has product MSKKKQKKKKYTFRKLLNDLHLWLGLGSGIILFLVCLSGTILTFQTEIKSLFTEELKVSPKQGELIAIETLQQNLEKEGAVTGLTLPEDHNKAYEFKVKISPEDRRGTTFYINQYTGDYQQLGENPADEFFFTMFRMHRWLLFDSAIGRPIVGIATIIFLFLSISGVVLWFPKKKIRWKTLKPGFKIKWSANWKRINHDLHNTLGFYSCLLLIVMTLTGLFWSFDWYKDLGSQVLGTQVFGGRGGPKIASETKAESKTLELAEIINISNQNLDYPGETSISFPQDENGIFSIRKYESGNWSPNTYDMLVIDRDGKILKKELFSEKPANVQVASLIKPIHTGEIFGTFSKILYFLACIIATSLPITGTIIWLNKMKKKKK; this is encoded by the coding sequence ATGTCAAAGAAGAAGCAAAAAAAGAAAAAATATACGTTTAGAAAATTACTTAACGATCTGCATTTATGGTTGGGCCTGGGCAGCGGAATTATCCTATTCTTAGTTTGCCTAAGCGGAACCATTCTCACCTTCCAAACCGAAATAAAATCACTTTTTACTGAAGAATTAAAAGTAAGCCCGAAACAAGGTGAACTAATTGCTATTGAAACTCTACAGCAAAACCTTGAAAAAGAAGGTGCGGTTACAGGTCTTACGTTACCTGAAGATCACAATAAAGCTTATGAATTCAAGGTGAAAATTTCTCCTGAAGATAGACGCGGCACCACTTTTTATATAAATCAATATACCGGCGATTACCAACAGCTAGGTGAAAATCCTGCAGATGAATTTTTCTTTACGATGTTTAGAATGCACCGTTGGTTGCTATTCGATTCTGCTATTGGGAGGCCTATTGTAGGTATTGCAACCATTATCTTTCTATTTTTATCTATAAGCGGAGTTGTACTTTGGTTTCCGAAGAAAAAAATAAGGTGGAAAACCTTAAAACCGGGCTTTAAAATTAAATGGTCTGCTAACTGGAAAAGGATTAATCACGATTTGCATAATACCCTTGGTTTCTATTCCTGCTTATTATTAATTGTAATGACGCTAACCGGGCTATTCTGGTCGTTTGATTGGTATAAAGACCTCGGCAGTCAGGTTCTGGGAACCCAGGTTTTTGGTGGCCGCGGCGGACCGAAAATTGCTTCAGAAACCAAGGCAGAATCTAAAACCCTGGAACTTGCAGAAATTATTAATATTTCTAATCAAAACCTAGATTATCCCGGGGAGACTTCAATTTCATTTCCGCAGGACGAAAATGGTATTTTTTCCATTAGAAAATATGAATCTGGCAACTGGTCACCCAATACTTACGATATGTTAGTGATAGATAGAGACGGGAAAATTCTTAAAAAAGAACTTTTTTCAGAAAAACCGGCAAACGTCCAGGTAGCTTCATTAATAAAGCCAATTCACACAGGCGAAATATTCGGTACTTTTTCAAAAATCCTATATTTTTTAGCCTGTATAATCGCAACCAGTTTACCAATTACCGGAACCATAATCTGGCTTAATAAAATGAAGAAAAAGAAGAAATAA
- a CDS encoding TonB-dependent receptor — translation MITKFRISFVLLLLSAIVSTLSAQQKETKSFNISGIIENQNGEAIKHAIITASNLNQSQSTQSDSEGNYQLKKLEPGVFLLEIRNGDFIAHHQIAVNKKNLEHNIRINTSGNELDEVHLRTESFKTKMEKKGFALNVVETEEASIRNIQTNELLNTTVGVKIRQNGGLGSRAEYSLNGLSGSAVRIFIDGIPISTFGSSYNLNSIPPSMIERIEVYKGVVPGHLADDALGGAINIVLNKQSSENINASVSYGSFNTFQANVNGLYRFNNSGFTVKASAFHNYSDNNYEVSGRSIVVTGLGGQQTPITAKRFNDAYRSTGGTVQLGYTDIKWADQFFVGFTGSDDYKEVQHGAFMTIMPYEGRFLESNATLANLTYQKEDLFTPGLDINVIGYYGKRNRQVNDTVPWAYSWKGERAVDFRGNEYKYTWGSQQEGEPTLAKIKRNVASIRTGAAYAINDNHKILANHVYSGIDREDSDELQSVLENTFVGTRDLHKNILSITYELNAFNDRLKINVFGKYYQQKSISVDPEIQTNQDGSRQIVDDVISSNKKYEGYGFAASYELSPSITILASAEKAVRLPNETEIFGNDGDNVVANASINPEQSNNYNLGVKLGTFNFKKHQFNASTNLFTRNIKDRIGLPIETSLNVDEELIVYVNQGSGTSKGIDAQLGYTYNNNFGLNFNISRFDLKIENRGVEIDVPNTPFFTMNGNLRYSIKNLIQKNSRLNLFYTMYFTDEFSYLVPQGSNTVGDNFFKVPQQLVQDLGLSYIFPNQNFVMSFDVKNILDKPVYDNLSVQKPGRAFYLKLNYSINKF, via the coding sequence GTGATTACGAAATTTAGGATAAGCTTTGTGTTACTGTTGCTATCGGCAATCGTGTCTACTTTAAGTGCACAGCAAAAGGAGACTAAAAGCTTCAATATTTCGGGAATAATTGAAAATCAAAATGGGGAAGCAATTAAGCACGCAATTATTACGGCCTCTAATCTAAATCAGAGTCAAAGCACACAGTCAGATTCCGAAGGAAATTACCAATTAAAGAAATTAGAACCAGGAGTTTTTCTACTCGAAATTCGTAATGGTGACTTCATAGCACACCATCAAATAGCGGTAAATAAAAAAAATCTAGAACATAATATTAGAATAAATACCTCAGGGAACGAATTAGATGAGGTACATTTAAGAACAGAATCTTTCAAAACCAAAATGGAGAAAAAAGGTTTTGCACTTAATGTTGTTGAAACAGAAGAAGCCAGTATTAGAAACATTCAGACCAATGAATTACTAAATACTACGGTTGGAGTAAAAATTCGGCAAAATGGTGGTTTAGGCTCTCGTGCAGAATACAGTCTGAATGGTTTATCGGGAAGTGCTGTACGTATTTTTATAGATGGAATTCCAATTTCCACATTTGGTTCCTCCTATAACTTAAACAGTATTCCGCCTTCAATGATCGAGCGAATTGAAGTCTATAAAGGAGTTGTTCCCGGTCATTTAGCCGACGATGCCCTGGGTGGTGCTATAAATATCGTACTTAATAAACAGTCGAGTGAAAATATTAATGCCTCTGTTTCGTATGGCTCATTCAATACTTTTCAGGCCAATGTTAATGGACTGTACAGATTTAATAATTCTGGTTTTACCGTAAAAGCCTCTGCATTTCATAACTATTCTGATAATAATTATGAAGTTTCAGGCCGAAGTATTGTAGTAACCGGTTTAGGTGGCCAACAAACTCCTATTACCGCAAAACGCTTTAACGACGCCTACAGATCTACCGGAGGTACGGTGCAATTAGGATATACCGATATAAAATGGGCCGACCAGTTTTTTGTAGGTTTTACAGGTTCTGATGACTACAAAGAAGTGCAACACGGCGCATTTATGACCATCATGCCATACGAAGGAAGATTCCTGGAATCTAATGCAACTCTTGCCAATTTAACTTATCAAAAAGAAGATTTATTTACCCCGGGATTAGATATTAATGTAATTGGATACTACGGAAAGCGAAATCGCCAGGTGAATGATACGGTGCCCTGGGCTTATAGCTGGAAAGGCGAAAGAGCGGTAGATTTTAGAGGAAACGAATACAAATATACCTGGGGCTCACAGCAAGAAGGCGAACCTACGCTTGCAAAAATTAAACGAAATGTAGCATCCATAAGAACAGGTGCAGCTTATGCTATTAATGATAACCATAAAATATTGGCAAACCATGTATATAGCGGAATTGATAGAGAAGATAGTGACGAACTACAATCTGTATTAGAAAACACCTTTGTAGGAACAAGAGATTTACACAAAAACATACTTTCGATAACCTATGAATTAAATGCTTTTAACGACAGGTTAAAAATCAATGTATTCGGGAAATATTATCAACAGAAAAGCATAAGTGTAGATCCTGAAATTCAGACAAATCAAGACGGAAGCAGGCAAATTGTAGATGATGTTATAAGCAGTAATAAAAAATATGAAGGCTATGGTTTTGCCGCTTCTTACGAGCTTAGCCCTAGCATCACCATATTGGCTTCGGCTGAAAAAGCTGTGCGATTGCCAAACGAAACCGAGATTTTTGGTAACGATGGTGACAATGTGGTAGCCAACGCCAGTATTAATCCCGAACAAAGTAACAATTATAATTTAGGAGTTAAACTAGGCACATTTAACTTTAAGAAGCATCAATTTAATGCTTCAACAAATCTTTTTACCAGAAATATTAAAGATAGAATTGGTTTACCTATAGAGACTTCCCTAAATGTTGATGAAGAATTAATCGTCTACGTAAACCAGGGTAGCGGTACTTCAAAAGGTATAGACGCACAGTTGGGTTATACCTATAATAATAATTTCGGACTTAATTTTAATATATCGCGATTCGATTTAAAAATTGAAAACCGGGGCGTAGAAATAGACGTTCCCAATACTCCATTTTTTACCATGAATGGAAACTTACGCTATTCAATTAAAAATTTAATTCAGAAAAACTCCCGGCTAAATCTATTTTACACCATGTACTTTACCGATGAATTTTCATATCTGGTTCCGCAGGGATCTAACACGGTAGGAGACAATTTCTTTAAAGTACCTCAGCAATTAGTGCAAGATCTTGGACTTAGTTACATCTTCCCCAATCAAAATTTTGTAATGAGTTTTGACGTAAAAAACATCCTTGACAAACCTGTTTACGACAATTTATCGGTGCAGAAACCGGGAAGGGCCTTTTACCTAAAATTAAATTATTCAATCAATAAATTTTAA
- a CDS encoding helix-turn-helix transcriptional regulator, whose protein sequence is MYIESKLEEIDEALFSVDPSEVRDPNILQEKIAGPTYSWLKAKTKIQFTKGLFIVDTYFENDRDLTDIFSISGEYIQISYLGKGDSHLMCAKESKPVGIGCVNCCYNRNTITTIKMPANSPTHYQALFLSKEYYLQLLKDEAWVANNSFYKNIMEGEFLEWGTCKYPIDYNLYHIFNEVTRGDWKRDFKKYYLDLRLKEIFLSLHLCQEELERATFKGINDENLEKIKTAHAYLIEHFKNPPTIKELARIVLLNELQLKRDFKKMYGKTIRSFIIELRMEKAKSLLGKHTVSEMAEILGYRSVPHFINTFKKCYGYTPKQGLNQ, encoded by the coding sequence ATGTATATTGAGTCTAAATTAGAGGAGATTGATGAAGCCTTATTTTCTGTAGATCCATCAGAAGTAAGAGACCCAAATATTTTGCAAGAAAAAATAGCAGGGCCAACTTATTCATGGCTTAAGGCAAAGACAAAAATTCAGTTTACAAAGGGATTATTCATTGTAGATACTTATTTTGAAAATGACAGGGATCTAACGGATATTTTTAGCATTAGCGGGGAGTATATTCAAATTTCTTATTTGGGGAAAGGAGATTCACACCTTATGTGTGCTAAAGAAAGTAAACCCGTAGGAATAGGATGTGTTAATTGCTGTTATAATCGTAATACAATTACTACCATAAAAATGCCTGCCAATAGCCCCACTCATTACCAGGCACTTTTTCTTTCAAAAGAATATTATTTACAACTATTAAAGGATGAAGCCTGGGTTGCTAATAATTCTTTCTATAAGAATATAATGGAAGGAGAATTTTTAGAATGGGGAACTTGCAAATATCCAATAGATTATAATTTATATCATATTTTTAATGAAGTAACCAGAGGGGATTGGAAAAGAGATTTTAAGAAATACTATCTGGATCTTAGGCTTAAGGAAATATTCCTGTCTTTGCATTTATGCCAGGAGGAATTGGAAAGAGCTACGTTTAAAGGGATAAATGATGAAAATCTGGAAAAGATTAAAACAGCTCACGCTTATTTAATAGAGCATTTTAAAAATCCACCGACCATTAAAGAGTTAGCAAGGATAGTGCTTTTAAATGAACTTCAGCTGAAGAGAGATTTTAAAAAAATGTATGGGAAAACAATTAGAAGTTTTATTATAGAACTTCGAATGGAGAAAGCTAAAAGTTTATTGGGAAAACATACGGTGAGTGAAATGGCTGAAATCTTAGGCTATAGAAGCGTGCCGCACTTTATAAATACTTTTAAAAAATGTTATGGCTATACGCCAAAGCAAGGTTTAAACCAGTAG
- a CDS encoding cold-shock protein has protein sequence MEGTVKFFNESKGYGFITNDETGRDIFVHITGLDGESLNEGDKVEYVEVEGRKGVNAAEVRVIE, from the coding sequence ATGGAAGGTACAGTTAAATTTTTCAATGAATCAAAAGGATACGGATTCATTACCAACGACGAAACAGGAAGAGACATTTTCGTACACATTACTGGTTTAGATGGCGAGAGCTTGAACGAAGGTGATAAAGTTGAGTACGTTGAAGTAGAAGGAAGAAAAGGAGTTAACGCTGCTGAAGTACGCGTTATAGAATAA
- a CDS encoding chloride channel protein, which yields MILSAIIGFTAGLGAVVIKNLTHFIQRLLEGSLIINYHHAFYFIFPLIGLSLTLLIIKLVFKKKIGHGIPSTLYAISRRKGIMRSFQMYASIITAPLTVGFGGSVGLEGPTVATGASLGSNISRFFKMNQSSRTLLIGCAAAGAMSSIFKAPIAAIIFAIEVFSLDLTLISMVPLLIASVSAILTSYFFFGSDIILPVQLQDNFTISEVPFYIILGVLAAGCSMYFTHIYFKIGDAFKKIDSLFYRLLIGGLGLGILIYLIPPLYGEGYNVINNLLAEDYLQALGTNFFNDYLDNIWIVVILLTGLVIFKIFATSLTFGAGGIGGIFAPVLFMGSAMGHCFALVVNNLGILRNPISVSSFTMVGMAGLMAGVLHAPLTAIFLIAELTGGYELFVPLMITAAISYMITNQFQPHSVYTMELAQRGDLLTHNKDQAVLTLLNIQQIIEKNFITLNIDMNLGDVIHVGVIKSSRNLFPVIDENRNFLGIILLDDIRPIMFDQKMYDDVKVSDIMQRAPATIDLRKDRPKDTMRKFQETNAWNLPVVEDGKYVGFISKSKLLTAYRQKLIEVTV from the coding sequence ATGATATTAAGTGCTATAATAGGCTTTACCGCGGGTTTGGGTGCCGTAGTGATAAAGAACCTCACCCACTTTATACAACGTTTACTGGAAGGCAGCCTTATAATTAATTACCACCACGCATTTTATTTTATTTTCCCGCTAATTGGCTTGAGTCTCACCCTACTCATCATAAAATTAGTTTTTAAGAAAAAGATTGGGCACGGAATTCCTTCTACGCTTTATGCTATTTCACGCCGAAAAGGAATTATGCGTTCCTTCCAAATGTACGCCTCAATTATCACGGCACCTTTAACTGTAGGATTTGGAGGTTCGGTGGGATTGGAGGGCCCAACGGTAGCCACTGGTGCTTCCCTGGGTTCTAATATTTCCCGGTTTTTTAAGATGAACCAAAGCTCTCGCACTTTATTAATTGGATGTGCGGCTGCCGGAGCTATGTCTTCTATTTTCAAAGCACCTATAGCTGCGATCATATTTGCTATTGAAGTTTTTAGTTTAGACCTTACTTTAATCTCCATGGTGCCGTTGCTTATAGCTTCGGTTTCAGCGATTCTCACCTCCTACTTTTTCTTTGGCTCTGATATTATTTTACCTGTTCAACTTCAGGATAATTTCACGATTTCTGAAGTACCGTTTTACATTATCCTGGGAGTTCTTGCCGCAGGTTGCTCTATGTACTTCACCCATATTTATTTTAAAATTGGCGATGCTTTTAAAAAAATAGATTCGCTATTTTATAGACTTTTGATTGGAGGTTTGGGCCTTGGAATTCTTATTTACTTAATCCCGCCGCTTTACGGTGAAGGTTACAATGTAATAAACAACCTTCTGGCAGAAGATTATTTGCAAGCGCTGGGAACTAATTTCTTTAACGATTACCTCGATAATATCTGGATTGTAGTTATTCTGCTCACAGGCCTTGTGATTTTTAAGATTTTCGCTACTTCACTTACTTTTGGAGCGGGTGGTATAGGTGGTATTTTTGCCCCGGTTTTATTTATGGGAAGTGCCATGGGACACTGTTTTGCACTAGTAGTAAATAACCTGGGGATTTTAAGGAATCCTATTTCGGTAAGTAGTTTTACCATGGTGGGTATGGCTGGTTTGATGGCGGGAGTTTTACACGCGCCGCTTACTGCAATTTTCCTTATAGCAGAACTTACCGGTGGCTACGAACTTTTTGTCCCTTTAATGATTACCGCTGCAATTTCTTATATGATCACCAACCAGTTTCAGCCGCATTCAGTTTATACTATGGAACTGGCGCAACGTGGCGATTTGCTAACCCATAATAAAGACCAGGCCGTTTTAACCCTATTAAATATTCAGCAGATAATAGAGAAAAATTTTATCACTCTGAATATTGATATGAATCTTGGCGATGTTATCCACGTAGGCGTGATAAAATCTTCAAGGAATCTTTTTCCTGTTATAGATGAAAATCGTAACTTTTTAGGAATCATTCTTTTAGATGACATCCGCCCTATAATGTTCGACCAAAAAATGTATGATGATGTAAAAGTGAGTGATATAATGCAAAGAGCACCTGCAACCATAGATTTGCGAAAAGACAGACCAAAAGACACCATGAGAAAATTTCAGGAAACGAATGCCTGGAACCTACCGGTGGTAGAAGATGGAAAATATGTAGGTTTTATTTCAAAATCTAAACTACTCACCGCTTACCGTCAAAAACTAATAGAAGTAACTGTTTAA
- the aspS gene encoding aspartate--tRNA ligase, which yields MYRSHTCGELNAASIGQEVKLSGWVQKIRDKGFMVWVDLRDRYGITQLIFDEERSSTELMEKAQKLGREFVIQVSGKVIERESKNTNIPTGEIEVLVTEVTILNTSLTPPFTIEDETDGGEDLRMKYRYLDIRRNPVKNKLKFRHKVGMEVRNYLSNQDFIEVETPYLIKSTPEGARDFVVPSRMNEGQFYALPQSPQTFKQLLMVGGMDKYFQIVKCFRDEDLRADRQPEFTQIDCEMAFVEQEDILNIFEGLTRHLLKEINGVEVADFPRMTYAEAMKKYGNDKPDIRFGMEFAELNDLAKNKGFNVFDQQELVVGIAVPGAASFTRKEIDKLISWVKRPQVGANGLVWAKYNEDGTLKSSVDKFYSEEDLKTWAEATSAKPGDLILVMAGDANKTRTQLSALRMHLGNELGLRKADEFAPLWVVDFPLLEWDEDTQRFHAMHHPFTSPKKEDFALLESKPGEVRANAYDLVLNGNEIGGGSIRIHDKETQSKMFDYLGFTPEEAKAQFGFLMDAFQYGAPPHGGLAFGFDRLVAILGGQESIRDFIAFPKNNNGRDVMIDAPAKLDEAQLKELHLQIDNQKEGSKDIHEK from the coding sequence ATGTATAGAAGTCATACCTGCGGGGAATTAAATGCAGCTTCAATTGGCCAGGAAGTAAAACTTTCTGGTTGGGTTCAAAAAATAAGAGACAAAGGATTTATGGTTTGGGTAGATTTACGTGATCGTTACGGTATCACCCAACTTATTTTTGATGAAGAGCGCTCTTCAACCGAACTTATGGAGAAAGCTCAAAAACTTGGACGCGAATTTGTTATTCAGGTTAGCGGAAAAGTAATTGAGCGGGAATCTAAAAATACAAATATTCCAACCGGTGAGATTGAGGTTTTGGTGACCGAAGTTACTATTCTAAATACCTCGCTTACGCCTCCTTTCACTATTGAAGATGAAACAGATGGTGGCGAAGATCTTAGAATGAAATATCGCTATCTTGATATTAGAAGAAATCCGGTAAAAAACAAGCTGAAATTTCGCCACAAGGTAGGAATGGAAGTAAGAAATTATCTTTCTAACCAGGATTTTATTGAAGTGGAAACCCCTTATTTAATAAAGTCTACTCCTGAAGGTGCACGCGATTTTGTGGTGCCCAGTAGAATGAACGAAGGTCAATTTTACGCCTTGCCGCAATCCCCACAAACCTTTAAGCAATTGCTTATGGTGGGCGGAATGGATAAATATTTCCAGATCGTAAAATGTTTTAGGGATGAAGACCTTAGAGCCGACAGGCAGCCGGAATTTACCCAAATTGACTGCGAAATGGCTTTTGTGGAGCAAGAGGATATTCTGAATATTTTTGAAGGTTTAACCCGTCATTTATTAAAGGAGATCAACGGTGTAGAAGTAGCAGACTTCCCAAGAATGACCTACGCTGAAGCGATGAAAAAATACGGAAACGACAAACCCGATATTCGTTTTGGGATGGAGTTTGCCGAATTAAACGATTTGGCCAAAAATAAAGGCTTCAATGTTTTCGATCAGCAGGAATTAGTTGTGGGGATAGCGGTTCCGGGAGCAGCTTCTTTCACTAGAAAAGAAATAGACAAATTAATATCCTGGGTTAAAAGACCACAAGTTGGCGCCAACGGACTAGTATGGGCAAAATATAATGAAGATGGAACTCTAAAATCTTCAGTAGATAAATTTTATTCCGAAGAAGATCTAAAAACCTGGGCTGAAGCTACCTCAGCGAAACCCGGAGATCTTATTTTAGTGATGGCTGGTGATGCTAACAAAACAAGAACTCAATTAAGCGCATTAAGAATGCATTTGGGTAATGAACTGGGACTAAGAAAAGCCGATGAATTCGCACCACTTTGGGTGGTAGATTTCCCATTATTAGAATGGGATGAAGACACTCAACGTTTTCACGCGATGCACCACCCGTTTACTTCACCTAAAAAGGAAGATTTTGCACTACTGGAGTCTAAGCCCGGAGAAGTTCGCGCCAACGCTTACGATCTGGTTTTAAACGGTAACGAAATTGGCGGTGGTTCTATAAGAATTCACGATAAAGAAACCCAGTCTAAAATGTTCGATTATCTTGGTTTCACTCCAGAAGAAGCTAAAGCACAATTCGGCTTTTTAATGGATGCCTTCCAATATGGTGCGCCACCACACGGCGGACTTGCATTTGGGTTTGACCGCCTCGTTGCCATTCTTGGCGGCCAGGAAAGCATTAGAGATTTTATTGCTTTTCCAAAAAACAATAATGGTAGGGATGTCATGATAGATGCACCTGCAAAACTTGATGAAGCCCAATTAAAAGAGCTTCATCTTCAAATAGACAACCAAAAAGAAGGCTCAAAAGACATTCATGAAAAATGA
- a CDS encoding toxin-antitoxin system YwqK family antitoxin, producing MKKIKNILMAAVFTVGAAAMAQESPEPKFEKEGDLIKGTFYYEDGTIRQQGTYKNGELHGEWIAYDAEGKKQSMANYTEGEKTGKWFFWTSDKLTEVDYDNNQIAGVNTWKSDGTLADN from the coding sequence ATGAAAAAGATAAAAAATATATTGATGGCCGCCGTTTTCACTGTTGGAGCAGCTGCTATGGCCCAGGAAAGCCCAGAACCAAAATTTGAAAAAGAAGGAGACCTTATAAAAGGAACTTTCTATTATGAAGATGGTACAATTCGGCAGCAGGGAACTTATAAAAATGGAGAACTGCACGGGGAATGGATAGCTTATGATGCTGAAGGAAAAAAGCAAAGTATGGCTAACTATACCGAAGGAGAAAAAACTGGAAAATGGTTTTTTTGGACTTCAGATAAACTTACTGAAGTAGATTACGATAATAACCAGATTGCAGGAGTAAATACCTGGAAGAGTGATGGTACTTTAGCTGATAACTAA